One window of the Streptomyces sp. TS71-3 genome contains the following:
- a CDS encoding TetR/AcrR family transcriptional regulator C-terminal domain-containing protein, translated as MAATRTGRLDRRKVADTALRLLNEVGLEGLTLRGIAAELQVKAPALYWHFKDKQALLDEMATEMLRRMGDGLQQAPEDWREAVARSMGSMRENLLRYRDGARVFSGTRFTDTSFAGPMEANLAALTNAGFTPAAAARAWHTAYSFTIGFVIEEQAMSAVEDGASSPDLEARAESLEGHPLAARAGYEYFRDYDRGFEEGLRAVIAGVAATLLTAAPGEPPGGARAGGPRAGPGGPR; from the coding sequence GTGGCAGCGACACGTACGGGCCGGCTGGACCGGCGCAAGGTGGCGGACACCGCTCTGCGGCTTCTCAACGAAGTGGGCCTGGAGGGGCTGACCCTGCGCGGCATCGCCGCGGAACTCCAGGTGAAGGCGCCCGCCCTGTACTGGCACTTCAAGGACAAGCAGGCGCTGCTCGACGAGATGGCGACCGAGATGCTCCGGCGGATGGGCGACGGCCTCCAGCAGGCGCCCGAGGACTGGCGGGAGGCGGTGGCCCGCTCCATGGGGAGCATGCGCGAGAACCTGCTGCGGTACCGCGACGGCGCCCGGGTGTTCAGCGGTACGCGGTTCACGGACACGTCGTTCGCGGGGCCCATGGAGGCGAACCTGGCGGCGCTCACGAACGCCGGCTTCACGCCGGCCGCGGCGGCGCGCGCGTGGCACACGGCCTACAGCTTCACCATCGGCTTCGTGATCGAGGAGCAGGCCATGAGCGCCGTGGAGGACGGCGCTTCCTCGCCCGACCTGGAGGCCCGTGCGGAGAGCCTGGAGGGGCACCCGCTCGCGGCCCGGGCCGGCTACGAGTACTTCCGCGACTACGACCGCGGCTTCGAGGAGGGCCTTCGGGCCGTGATCGCGGGCGTGGCGGCCACGCTGCTCACGGCGGCTCCCGGGGAACCCCCGGGCGGGGCCCGGGCGGGCGGGCCGAGGGCTGGTCCCGGCGGGCCCCGGTGA
- a CDS encoding methylmalonyl-CoA mutase, with protein sequence MARESESGLPIEPVYGPGSLEGWDAAEKLGEPGAYPFTRGVYPSMYTGRPWTMRQYAGFGTAVESNARYRRLIEHGTAGLSVAFDLPTQMGHDSDAPLAHGEVGKVGVAIDSIDDMRVLFDGIPLDKVSTSMTINAPAALLLLLYQLVAEEQGVPADKLTGTIQNDILKEYIARGTYIFPPKPSLRLVADIFKYCRAEIPRWNTISISGYHMAEAGATPAQEIAFTLADGIEYVRTAVAAGMDVDDFAPRLSFFFVARTTILEEVAKFRAARRIWARVMREEFGAKNPKSLMLRFHTQTAGVQLTAQQPEVNLVRVAVQGLAAVLGGTQSLHTNSFDEAIALPTDKSARLALRTQQVLAHETDVTATVDPFAGSYVIERMTDDLEAGTIDLMERVEEFGGAVNAIEQGFQKAEIERSAYRIAQETDAGERVVVGVNRFTIDEEEPYEPLRVDPAIEKQQAERLSRLRAERDAGAVEAALGALRKAAEGDADNVLYPMKEALRARATVGEVCNALREVWGAYVPHDVF encoded by the coding sequence ATGGCGCGCGAGTCGGAGTCCGGACTGCCCATCGAGCCGGTGTACGGACCGGGCTCGCTGGAGGGCTGGGACGCGGCCGAAAAGCTCGGCGAGCCGGGCGCGTACCCGTTCACCCGGGGCGTGTACCCCAGCATGTACACCGGCCGGCCCTGGACCATGCGGCAGTACGCGGGCTTCGGCACGGCCGTGGAGTCCAACGCCCGCTACCGCCGGCTCATCGAGCACGGCACCGCCGGGCTGTCCGTGGCGTTCGACCTGCCCACGCAGATGGGCCACGACTCCGACGCGCCCCTGGCACACGGCGAGGTCGGCAAGGTCGGCGTGGCCATCGACTCCATCGACGACATGCGGGTGCTGTTCGACGGGATCCCGCTGGACAAGGTCTCCACGTCGATGACGATCAACGCCCCCGCGGCGCTGCTCCTGCTGCTGTACCAGCTCGTCGCCGAGGAGCAGGGGGTGCCGGCCGACAAGCTCACCGGCACCATCCAGAACGACATCCTCAAGGAGTACATCGCCCGCGGCACGTACATCTTCCCGCCCAAGCCGTCGCTGCGGCTGGTCGCGGACATCTTCAAGTACTGCAGGGCGGAGATCCCCCGCTGGAACACGATCTCGATCTCCGGCTACCACATGGCGGAGGCGGGCGCGACGCCCGCGCAGGAGATCGCGTTCACCCTCGCGGACGGCATCGAGTACGTCCGCACGGCCGTCGCGGCCGGGATGGACGTGGACGACTTCGCGCCCCGGCTGTCGTTCTTCTTCGTGGCCCGCACCACGATCCTGGAGGAGGTCGCCAAGTTCCGGGCGGCGCGGCGGATCTGGGCGCGGGTGATGCGGGAGGAGTTCGGCGCGAAGAACCCGAAGTCGCTGATGCTGCGGTTCCACACGCAGACCGCGGGCGTCCAGCTGACAGCGCAGCAGCCCGAGGTCAACCTCGTCCGGGTCGCCGTGCAGGGCCTGGCGGCGGTGCTCGGCGGCACGCAGTCGCTGCACACCAACTCGTTCGACGAGGCCATCGCGCTGCCCACCGACAAGAGCGCGCGGCTCGCCCTGCGCACGCAGCAGGTGCTGGCCCACGAGACGGACGTGACCGCGACCGTCGACCCGTTCGCGGGCTCCTACGTCATAGAGCGGATGACGGACGACCTCGAAGCCGGGACGATCGACCTGATGGAACGCGTCGAGGAGTTCGGCGGCGCCGTGAACGCGATCGAGCAGGGCTTCCAGAAGGCCGAGATCGAGCGCAGCGCGTACCGCATCGCCCAGGAGACGGACGCGGGCGAGCGGGTCGTCGTCGGCGTCAACCGCTTCACGATCGACGAGGAGGAGCCGTACGAGCCGCTCCGCGTCGACCCCGCGATCGAGAAGCAGCAGGCCGAGCGGCTCTCGCGGCTGCGTGCCGAGCGGGACGCCGGCGCTGTGGAGGCGGCGTTGGGTGCGTTGCGGAAGGCGGCGGAGGGGGACGCGGACAACGTCCTGTATCCGATGAAGGAGGCGCTGCGCGCGAGGGCGACCGTGGGTGAGGTGTGCAACGCCCTCCGGGAGGTGTGGGGGGCCTATGTGCCCCACGACGTCTTCTGA
- a CDS encoding FAD-dependent monooxygenase: MSGTAGGERQPEGTRTVDGARGTGPIDGAPNRAPDDVPDDVLIVGAGPTGLALACDLARRGVRARVIERAGALFPGSRGKGVQPRTMEVLEDLGVIDAVLAAGGPAPTVLNWRDGAPDGESRMFGEPEESESVPYPMPWLLPQWRTQEILFARLGELGGDVEFGAALDGLEQDGDGVRALLADGRTLRARYAVAADGGRSTVRRALGVAMTGETVDPNPIMVADVRLRPGALDRDHWHAFPPAGPGAGFLSLCPLPHLADFQLVAQFTDGAEPEVSAEGVRKVVAARSHLDAGDVTEVRWVSDFRPRAAMAARFRSGRVFLAGDAAHVHSPAGGQGLNTSIQDAYNLGWKLGAVLRLGAPAELLDSYEEERMPVAAAMLGLSTRIHRGEARRGAATRQLDLGYRGGSSCTETRAGLAEDALHAGDRAPDGSPGGVRLFDVFRGPHWTLLAVGTDAALPDPVPGVLRVHRVPAYAPYGTGVFLVRPDGYVSSAATTSPPLPSWFPTGG; this comes from the coding sequence ATGAGCGGAACAGCGGGCGGAGAACGGCAGCCGGAGGGGACCCGGACGGTGGACGGTGCCCGGGGAACCGGGCCCATCGACGGCGCACCGAACCGCGCACCGGACGACGTACCGGACGACGTACTCATCGTCGGCGCGGGTCCGACCGGCCTCGCGCTGGCCTGCGATCTGGCGCGCCGGGGCGTGCGTGCCCGGGTGATCGAGCGGGCCGGGGCGCTCTTTCCCGGTTCGCGGGGCAAGGGGGTGCAGCCGCGCACCATGGAGGTCCTTGAGGACCTCGGGGTGATCGATGCGGTGCTGGCCGCGGGCGGCCCCGCCCCGACCGTGCTGAACTGGCGGGACGGCGCGCCCGACGGCGAGTCCCGGATGTTCGGCGAGCCGGAGGAGTCGGAGTCGGTCCCGTACCCCATGCCGTGGCTGCTGCCGCAGTGGCGCACGCAGGAGATCCTCTTCGCCCGGCTCGGGGAGCTGGGCGGGGACGTCGAGTTCGGCGCCGCGCTCGACGGTCTTGAGCAGGACGGGGACGGGGTCCGGGCCCTGCTCGCGGACGGCAGGACGCTGCGGGCGCGCTACGCGGTCGCCGCGGACGGCGGCCGGTCCACCGTCCGCCGGGCGCTCGGGGTCGCGATGACCGGCGAGACGGTCGACCCCAACCCGATCATGGTCGCGGACGTCCGGCTGCGGCCCGGGGCTCTCGACCGCGACCACTGGCACGCGTTCCCGCCGGCCGGACCCGGCGCGGGCTTCCTCAGCCTCTGCCCGCTGCCGCACCTGGCGGACTTCCAGCTCGTCGCGCAGTTCACGGACGGCGCGGAGCCGGAGGTGTCGGCAGAAGGCGTCCGGAAGGTGGTCGCCGCCCGCTCGCACCTGGACGCAGGCGACGTGACCGAGGTGCGCTGGGTCTCCGACTTCCGGCCGCGCGCGGCGATGGCCGCCCGGTTCAGGTCCGGCCGGGTCTTCCTCGCCGGGGACGCCGCCCACGTGCACTCGCCGGCCGGCGGGCAGGGCCTCAACACCAGCATCCAGGACGCCTACAACCTGGGCTGGAAGCTCGGTGCGGTGCTCCGCCTGGGTGCCCCGGCGGAGCTGCTCGACAGTTACGAGGAGGAGCGGATGCCGGTGGCCGCGGCGATGCTGGGGCTGTCCACGCGGATCCACCGGGGCGAGGCCCGGCGGGGCGCGGCCACCCGCCAGCTCGACCTCGGCTACCGCGGCGGCTCGTCGTGCACGGAGACGCGGGCGGGGCTCGCGGAGGACGCCCTGCACGCCGGCGACCGCGCACCGGACGGCAGCCCCGGCGGGGTGCGGCTCTTCGACGTCTTCCGCGGCCCGCACTGGACGCTCCTCGCGGTCGGCACGGACGCGGCGCTGCCGGATCCGGTTCCCGGGGTACTCCGGGTACACCGCGTGCCCGCGTACGCGCCGTACGGCACGGGGGTCTTCCTCGTCCGACCGGACGGGTACGTCTCCTCGGCGGCCACGACCTCGCCGCCCCTCCCGTCCTGGTTCCCCACCGGGGGGTGA
- a CDS encoding class I SAM-dependent methyltransferase: MTTTHETAPLPRELSDVRGWFPALDQVLFEWLLTRQETQGQRGDLLELGVFMGKSAIFLGRHLRDDEHFTVCDLFESDAPDTANVDEMKKSYSMLTREAFERNYLSFHDELPKVLQGPSSLAAEHVEAGTCRFVHVDASHLYEHVYGDIATAQKVLAPGGVVVLDDFRSEHTPGVAVATWEAVLNRGLRPICLSTQKLYGTWDDPEPIQDELIAMAEGREDCGLSLQEAAGHRLVRLRSRGMNAPDFPFSRHGAPAPAAAPKKAPAAGAPAASAPAASPAKKTGRSPAARLAVDVLPPVITRAVRRSRARRQGRA, translated from the coding sequence ATGACGACAACGCACGAGACCGCTCCGCTGCCCCGAGAACTCAGCGACGTTCGAGGCTGGTTCCCCGCCCTCGACCAAGTCCTGTTCGAGTGGCTGCTGACCCGGCAGGAGACCCAAGGCCAGCGCGGTGACCTGTTGGAGCTCGGCGTGTTCATGGGGAAGAGCGCGATCTTCCTGGGCCGGCACCTGAGGGACGACGAGCACTTCACCGTCTGCGACCTGTTCGAGTCCGACGCGCCCGACACGGCCAACGTCGACGAGATGAAGAAGTCGTACTCGATGCTGACCCGCGAGGCCTTCGAGCGGAACTACCTCTCGTTCCACGACGAGCTGCCGAAGGTCCTCCAGGGCCCCAGCTCCCTGGCCGCCGAGCACGTCGAGGCGGGCACGTGCCGGTTCGTGCACGTCGACGCGTCGCACCTGTACGAGCACGTGTACGGCGACATCGCCACGGCGCAGAAGGTGCTGGCGCCCGGCGGCGTCGTCGTCCTCGACGACTTCCGCTCGGAGCACACGCCCGGTGTGGCCGTCGCCACCTGGGAGGCGGTCCTCAACCGCGGGCTGCGTCCGATCTGCCTGAGCACCCAGAAGCTCTACGGCACCTGGGACGACCCGGAGCCGATCCAGGACGAGCTGATCGCGATGGCCGAAGGGCGCGAGGACTGCGGGCTGAGCCTCCAGGAGGCCGCCGGGCACCGCCTCGTCCGGCTCCGCTCCCGCGGCATGAACGCCCCGGACTTCCCGTTCTCGCGGCACGGCGCGCCCGCCCCCGCCGCCGCGCCGAAGAAGGCGCCCGCGGCCGGCGCACCCGCGGCCTCGGCGCCCGCCGCGAGCCCGGCCAAGAAGACCGGCCGCTCCCCCGCCGCGCGCCTCGCCGTGGACGTCCTGCCGCCGGTCATCACCCGCGCGGTACGCCGCAGCAGGGCGCGCCGGCAGGGCCGCGCCTGA